CATCTTTCTTAAAGCTCGGTCCCCTTGGTCCAAGGCAATCGTCACACTCATTACTAGGGTTCCCTCCAGAAGTCTCCTTTGACGAGGCTACCATCTTCGTGTAGTCTTCAACCACTCTTGCCGTATTCACCAAATCAGAGAAAATACGAATCTCCATAGGAGCCACAACAATCATGATGTCGTTCTTCAAGCCTCTTTGGTACTTGATACACTTCCATTTTTCATAAGTCTCCGGGGCACCCTGACACACACTAGAAAACCTACaaagctcctcaaacttgttggTGTACTCTGCCACAAACATGGaaccttgcttcagctgcatCAGCTCCATCTCCTTTGCTTCCCTTGCAGACTCAGGGAAGTACTTCTTGTAAAAGGCTGTCTGGAACACACTCCACGGAACGTCAACGTTCTGTAGCTGTAGCAAGCGACACTCTGCTTGCCACCATGGCTGGGCCTCTCCCGTAAGTTGATAAGCAGCAAACTCGACATATTGATTGTGTGGAACATGCTGCGCCAGTAAAGCACGCTCTATAGCCTGGAACCAGTGGTCCGCTTCAGTAGGATTAGTTGATCCTCGGAATGTTGGTGGATGAAATTTGAGGAAAGTTGCCAAAGTCATCGGGACGCCTCCCGTGTTATCTCCGTTTCCTTCAGCATTGTCATCCACATTTCCTTCGCCAATCCCGTTTCCGTTTCCGGTCGGCTGGCCTAACCTCTGCACAGCTTGCAGAGTCGCAGTAGCATTAGCCTCCATGGTATTCACAAGGTTCGCCATTGCCGCCATGAACTCGGCATGGTTATTGGACGACCGCTCATTCCTGCTCTCTCTTTGTGAACGTGCACGACCTCGTCGGCGAGTAGCCATTAGGGTTCCTGTCTTCACCAAACATtcgatatcaaggtgatcagtctcaatatcaaaGGATTAGTGCTTCAATTAT
Above is a genomic segment from Arachis stenosperma cultivar V10309 chromosome 1, arast.V10309.gnm1.PFL2, whole genome shotgun sequence containing:
- the LOC130981960 gene encoding uncharacterized protein LOC130981960, with protein sequence MAAMANLVNTMEANATATLQAVQRLGQPTGNGNGIGEGNVDDNAEGNGDNTGGVPMTLATFLKFHPPTFRGSTNPTEADHWFQAIERALLAQHVPHNQYVEFAAYQLTGEAQPWWQAECRLLQLQNVDVPWSVFQTAFYKKYFPESAREAKEMELMQLKQGSMFVAEYTNKFEELCRFSSVCQGAPETYEKWKCIKYQRGLKNDIMIVVAPMEIRIFSDLVNTARVVEDYTKMVASSKETSGGNPSNECDDCLGPRGPSFKKDGCAPQHLQGQQNFRRDNNAQFYRMREAHLCFTCGKPGHISKYCHRRRDREKGQSQQSGHIITSDAREATGSDPSTRVLRNVTKVVFGFETTSKILGLEDIV